CTGAAGTTCACTTGTCAGGCGGGATGACATGTGCGGGAGCTTGAAGTTCCCGCCGACGCAGACTATGTTGCTCACTAGGATGGGTCTTAGTGGTTCTGGGACCATAGAAATCGCCTCGAGAATTGTTTCTACAAGTCCTGGTTTCAAGATATTGGCCATCTCCGGATGGAAAAATGTTTCGGGGACAGCAAACCGTTCGTCGGTCAGCGTGATCGTCTGTACGCTGCCTCTGTCAATACCCTTTCTGTTGCTCTCGTCGACCAAGTACCCTAGAAAACTTGTTTGAAAGTCTGGCAGGACGTACTCGACCGCTTGTTGCTGCTTTGTCTTGAAGCTATCAAAATAAGATACGGGACTAACAAATAGGCATTTCTCCTTGATATTATTTAGTAGGATCGTTTCGTCCATCATGTTGTAATGGCGGAAAGAAAGCGTCTCCTTTAGAAGACCGTTGAGAAACCTGCCACCTATGTCCATTTTCTTGATGGCCTTATAGAAGGGGACACCCTTTATAATCGGGACCACCCAAGTACAGTTAAACCCAGAGTCAATTACCAACTGGAAATCTCGATACTCTTTCGTAGTGGCTGTTGTATAGTCGGTATTCACTGCTGTATCCTTCCCACAAAGATGCTCcatatttttgtttccaATCAAGTTTGCAAAGGGCATAAACCCGCTCGCCGGTGACTTGAACATGGTTGCAAACTCGTACTCCTCAAATACCACCTGATCACTGTTTTTGCTCAGTTCAGGTAACGTGAAGCACGTCTCCGTAAGAATCAAGTCTTGCTCTCTCGTATTATCACCCAAATGAAAGCCATCGAACTCATCGGGGTTGTACAGACAGTAATCCCATATGCAACCCTCCAATTCCCAGGAGACCAGTTGCCCCAATTCATGCGGTCTCCGTATCGTAGCAGAAGAAATATCACGTATTGTTTTCATATGATTCGATAGGTAGGAAGCCCCATACTTGTCCTTTGCGATCCCGTTGTTCGCCCGAAATGGCGTCACCAAGTTGGCATGACCAAATTTGATCTCATACGAACCGTTATCAATTACAAACGGCACCATCTCCCCTTGTGCAAACAATTTCTGAGAAGCTACCTGttgatctcttctctttctcaCTTCAGGGCATTAACAGTTTGCAATATCTGTAATACTacgttattttttttcattgtCAATGTTTATAGTGCTTTAACAGCGTCAACATCTGGGAATGTGTTCACGTTGGCAACTCATCGTCTTGCCTGAATCAAAATCACCACAGCCTGAAGACTCAAATTTATGTTAGATACTCCTTCTAGTAAAAAACGGAGAACGGTTGGTGAAGATGCGGTCACCCCGTGCCAAGATCTGGCTTTGGAAGAGGACACAACGAGAAACGATGAGcggaacaagaacaatGCTACCAAGTCAAGTTTGCATGATTCGTTACCAAAGTTGCAGTCGTCTGTATCGCCCTTAGACTTTAAGAAGACAGTGACACCGCGGAAACTGATTATCGGGCCATCAGAAAATAAATATGCCTTATCCCAACCAACGACATCGGCTTCGTCATCTCTTCAAGTGCCAGCGTTGCAACAAAAATTGGTGCCCCTATCACAGGACAGTAGAGGGAGAAGAATAAAAATGTACTCACAATCGCCACCAAGATCACCGGGCAGATCGCCAAATAGGTCACCTGTGAGAAAATTGGAGTTGATCCAGCTGTCCCCGATCAAAAATAGTAGGCTCGAATTGCAGAAACTATATGATGCCCATAACGCCAAAATAGGGAAAATGAACCGACTCTACATCCACAAACTCGTGCTACATAATTTCAAATCGTATGCAGGTGAACAAACCATCGGTCCCTTTGACGCAAGTTTTTCCGCTGTGGTGGGCCCCAACGGGTCGGGCAAATCTAATGTTATAGATTCAAtgttgtttgtttttggTTTTAGGGCAAATAAGATGAGACAGGATAGACTTTCTGATCTGATTCACAAGTCTGAAAGGTTTACcaatttgaatttttgcTCTGTGGAGGTACACTTTCGTTACGTCAAAGACGAATATACTGCACCTACAGATGGCGATACCATGGAAGCGGAGAACACGCTTGTTATTACAAGGAAGGCCTTTAAAAAcaattcttcaaagtaTTTCATCAATGGCAAGGAAAGTAATTTTACGGAGGTGacaaagttgttgaaggagcaaGGTATTGATCTTGATCATAAACGGTTTCTTATATTACAAGGTGAAGTCGAAAATATTGCCCAGATGAAGGCAAAGGCGGAGAAGGACAACGAAGACGGTCTTTTGGAGTATTTGGAGGATATCATTGGAACGAAACATTACAAACCTTTgattgaacaaaaaacgGTCGAGATCGAAGCAATGAATGAGCTCTGTATCGAAAAGGAAAACAGATTCCGTATTGTGGATGATGAGAAAAATTCATTGGAGAAAGATAAGGATGCTGCCCTAGAGTTTttagagaaagagaaacaacTCACCTTGCTGAAATCTAAGTTGACTCAGTACCACCTTTACGTCAACAACGACAAGATCAAAACAACATTAGGGCAAATTGACAGTTTGCGTACAGATTTTGAACAGGAGAAACAAAGACACAGTCAGTTTATGAAGGAAGTTGAAACATTGCAGAATAGTATCGATGAAAGCAAGAATAACCTGACGTCTTTGACTACCGAAGAAAAGTCTCTTATCCagaggaaaagagaaataAATACCCAAAGCGtttctttggaagagaCGACGAAAAACTTGgaccaaaaattgaagaaggcTAAGGCTACAGTtgaatcttcaaagagtctaatttcaaaaaatgagCATGAGTTACAAGAACAGAGCCaactacaagaagaatATGAAGCTGAAGTTAATGATTTGAGCAAGCAACGAGAAgtcgaagaaaagatcCTGCTGGATATTAAGTTGCAGCTTAAGGACAAAACAGTTACGTTTTCTGACGAAATTGCCTCCATTGAAAAAGAACTAGAACCCTCCAACACCGAAATACAAGAGAAAAAGTCACAAATCAAGTTGGTTGAAATGGAAATTGATTTGATACGTgattcaaaaagaaaagtggGAGCGGAAATTGAAAGCTTAAAAGAGGAGTTGTTGAAGCTACAGAAGGACCTTGAGGATAACGAGAAAGATGTTACggatttgaacaaatcaaaACGGAACTTAGTAAAAGAAAAGCAGGAAGGGGATAAAGAATGTAAAGATGCTGGGGTCAAATTGAACGAGATGAAAGCAATTTTAAATTCACACAGACAGAAGACAATGGAAGCTCGTTCTACTGTATCGACAGcccaaaataaaaataaagtCTTAACTTCGTTGATGAGAATGCAGCAATCCGGTCGTATCAATGGGTTTCATGGAAGACTCGGTGATCTCGGTATCATCGCAGATCAATACGACGTTGCTATCTCAACGGCATGCCCCAGACTAGACGACATGGTAGTGGAAAGTGTAGAGTGTGGCCAAACCTGCATAGAGTTTTTGCGTAAGAACAAACTTGGTTATGCGAGGTTCGTTGTCCTTGATAAACTCAAACGCTTTGACATGAGCCCAATTCAAACACCGGAGAATGTACCACGACTATTCGATCTAGTCAAGCCTAAAGAAAAGAGGTTTGCACCTGCGATTTATAGCGTATTGAGAGATACTCTGGTCGCCAAAGATTTGAAACAAGCCAATAGAGTGGCTTACGGAAAGAGAAGATTTAGAGTCGTTACACTAGATGGACAGCTTATCGATATTTCAGGAACAATGAGTGGTGGTGGCTCTCGTGTCTTCAAAGGGTTAATGAATCTGACAACAAAAGTATCTGGCACATCCGAAATTTTCAGCTTAGAGGATATGAAAAAACTTGAGATGGAGCTGGCTGCAAGAGAAAAACAATTCGATGTTGCTTCGGAAACGTTCCATTCAATGGAACAGGAATTACGAAAACTCTGTGATAGAGAACCTCAATTAGAGCTTgaaatatcaaagaaaCTAATAGATATTGATGCTTTGACCCAGCAGATCCAATTAACTAGAAGCCAGCTTACTGAGAAGTCAAATGACTACGAAAAATCAATCAAAGACACAGATGATCTCGACTTACTGCTGGGTAATTTGGAAGCTCTTAATCAAGAACTCAAATATTTACAGGATCAATCGAAAACATCTTCTGAAAGAGTTtcatttttgaaagatgaaattATGAGAATTGGTGGATCTGAGTTGCAACTGCAGAATTCAAAAGTAAGTTCTTTGAACCAAAGAATTGACATTTTACAGGCCAAGCTGAAAAAATCTAAGACCGTGGTAAAGAAACTGAATACGGAACTTAAAAAAGCGAGGAAGAGTTTGATTGCCTCCACTGAAGAGTCAACTAACTCAACGGAAGAAATTGCACACGCAAAAGCCAGAGCGGAGGTTGCGAAAAATAGTCTACTAGACATTAACAAGTCCCTAGAAAGTATACAAGACGAAAAAATTAATCTCGAACAGGAActtgaaaacttttcagaTAAACTACATGAGAGTAACGAAAATGTGAATGAATTTAAAACAATCCAGTTGGAActtgaaaacaaaattgaaaggGCCAACTCCATTCTATCATACctaaaaaaagagaatgGACAGCTGTTGGAAGAGTTGAATAATTTTAGATTAAGAGATGTGACACACACGCTTGATTTGTTgagggaagaagagggtACAGAAGCAAATCAGCAGCCAACTACTGGTACTGATGAAACAACATCGAATGTTGATAATGAGATGTTGGGGGCAGCTGATGCGGGAGTTGAAAACATGAACACCTCGTCGTTGTCCAACAGTGTAAAAGTGGCATCAGATGAAATATCGATGGATGTTGATGACTGTGGCGATCTGGTTTCCCAAGGTATACCTAGATTGAGTGACAAAGAATTGAGTACTATCGATACTGACAATCTgaatgaagaaatcaatCAACTTCAATCTTTTATCAACAACGTCAGCATCAATATCGAGATTTTAGAAGAATACGCAAAAAGACTGGTggaattcaaaaaaaggaaaattGACCTTAATAATAGTGTAGGTGAAAGAAATCAGTTGACTA
This DNA window, taken from Huiozyma naganishii CBS 8797 chromosome 7, complete genome, encodes the following:
- the ARP6 gene encoding Arp6p (similar to Saccharomyces cerevisiae ARP6 (YLR085C); ancestral locus Anc_8.258), giving the protein MVPFVIDNGSYEIKFGHANLVTPFRANNGIAKDKYGASYLSNHMKTIRDISSATIRRPHELGQLVSWELEGCIWDYCLYNPDEFDGFHLGDNTREQDLILTETCFTLPELSKNSDQVVFEEYEFATMFKSPASGFMPFANLIGNKNMEHLCGKDTAVNTDYTTATTKEYRDFQLVIDSGFNCTWVVPIIKGVPFYKAIKKMDIGGRFLNGLLKETLSFRHYNMMDETILLNNIKEKCLFVSPVSYFDSFKTKQQQAVEYVLPDFQTSFLGYLVDESNRKGIDRGSVQTITLTDERFAVPETFFHPEMANILKPGLVETILEAISMVPEPLRPILVSNIVCVGGNFKLPHMSSRLTSELQRQLPTDWTCRVTVPSSSDCELAAWNAMAQFSSTDVYKTTRVTREEYLEHGTDWCSKHRFTYQNWI
- the SMC4 gene encoding condensin subunit SMC4 (similar to Saccharomyces cerevisiae SMC4 (YLR086W); ancestral locus Anc_8.259), translating into MLDTPSSKKRRTVGEDAVTPCQDLALEEDTTRNDERNKNNATKSSLHDSLPKLQSSVSPLDFKKTVTPRKLIIGPSENKYALSQPTTSASSSLQVPALQQKLVPLSQDSRGRRIKMYSQSPPRSPGRSPNRSPVRKLELIQLSPIKNSRLELQKLYDAHNAKIGKMNRLYIHKLVLHNFKSYAGEQTIGPFDASFSAVVGPNGSGKSNVIDSMLFVFGFRANKMRQDRLSDLIHKSERFTNLNFCSVEVHFRYVKDEYTAPTDGDTMEAENTLVITRKAFKNNSSKYFINGKESNFTEVTKLLKEQGIDLDHKRFLILQGEVENIAQMKAKAEKDNEDGLLEYLEDIIGTKHYKPLIEQKTVEIEAMNELCIEKENRFRIVDDEKNSLEKDKDAALEFLEKEKQLTLLKSKLTQYHLYVNNDKIKTTLGQIDSLRTDFEQEKQRHSQFMKEVETLQNSIDESKNNLTSLTTEEKSLIQRKREINTQSVSLEETTKNLDQKLKKAKATVESSKSLISKNEHELQEQSQLQEEYEAEVNDLSKQREVEEKILLDIKLQLKDKTVTFSDEIASIEKELEPSNTEIQEKKSQIKLVEMEIDLIRDSKRKVGAEIESLKEELLKLQKDLEDNEKDVTDLNKSKRNLVKEKQEGDKECKDAGVKLNEMKAILNSHRQKTMEARSTVSTAQNKNKVLTSLMRMQQSGRINGFHGRLGDLGIIADQYDVAISTACPRLDDMVVESVECGQTCIEFLRKNKLGYARFVVLDKLKRFDMSPIQTPENVPRLFDLVKPKEKRFAPAIYSVLRDTLVAKDLKQANRVAYGKRRFRVVTLDGQLIDISGTMSGGGSRVFKGLMNLTTKVSGTSEIFSLEDMKKLEMELAAREKQFDVASETFHSMEQELRKLCDREPQLELEISKKLIDIDALTQQIQLTRSQLTEKSNDYEKSIKDTDDLDLLLGNLEALNQELKYLQDQSKTSSERVSFLKDEIMRIGGSELQLQNSKVSSLNQRIDILQAKLKKSKTVVKKLNTELKKARKSLIASTEESTNSTEEIAHAKARAEVAKNSLLDINKSLESIQDEKINLEQELENFSDKLHESNENVNEFKTIQLELENKIERANSILSYLKKENGQLLEELNNFRLRDVTHTLDLLREEEGTEANQQPTTGTDETTSNVDNEMLGAADAGVENMNTSSLSNSVKVASDEISMDVDDCGDLVSQGIPRLSDKELSTIDTDNLNEEINQLQSFINNVSINIEILEEYAKRLVEFKKRKIDLNNSVGERNQLTSIMEELKKKRYNEFMEGFSIISMTLKEMYQMITMGGNAELELVDSLDPFSEGVTFSVMPPKKSWRNITNLSGGEKTLSSLALVFALHKYKPTPLYVMDEIDAALDFRNVSIVANYIKERTKNAQFIVISLRNNMFELAKQLVGIYKHENMTKNATIRNREDLIQ